CAGGCAGCGGACGAAAGATATCTCTGATTTCTTAATTAAAAATGGTTTTTCATCCGATTTCTATCATGCAGGATTGAATGCTTCGGATAAAATACGCAAGCAAAATGCATGGAAGAATAATGAGATCAGAATAATAGTTTGTACAAATGCCTTTGGAATGGGAATCGATAAGCCTGATGTCCGCTTGGTAGTACATACCGATCTACCTAATTCTATCGAAGAATATTTTCAGGAAGCGGGACGTGGAGGGCGTGATGGAGAAAAGTCTTATGCAGTTATACTGTACGATAGAAATGACACTGCTAAACTCAAAAAGCGCATAAGAGATGAATTTCCTGAAAGAGAGTTTATCTTTCACGTGTATCAATCATTAGCTTATTTTTTTCAAATAGCTGAAGGTTATGGAATAGGCATGATTTACGATTTTAATATTCATCAGTTCTGTTCGGTGTATAAGTTACCGATATTACCTGTACATAATGCTTTGAAAATTCTTGATCTTGCCGGTTATATTGAATATACGGATGAAGTAGATAATCGCTCTAGGCTCATGTTTACTGTTTACCGAGATGATTTATACCATTATAATTTTGATAAGGAGTATGAGCAATTGGTAAACACAATATTGCGACTTTATACCGGACTTTTTACTAATTATGCAACTATAAATGAGGCTGAGATAGCTTTAAGGATGGATAAGTCGCGGAATGTAGTTTATGAGATGCTCAAAGTACTAGATAAAAGAAATATTATCGATTTTATACCTCATAAAAAAACTCCACTGATTGCTTATACCCAACCTCGTATAGATGTTAAGTATCTTAATATCCCCCGAATAGTGAACGAAGATCGTAGATTTCGCTTCGAGAAACGCATAGAGGCGATTAGTCATTATGCAGAACAAAATGAAATCTGTCGGAGTCGTATCTTACTTTCTTATTTTGGAGAAAAGAAAATAAATGATTGCGGACAGTGTGATATATGCTTGACAAAGAATGGTTCGGGGCTGAATAATAAGACGTTTAATGAAATATCTAAGTCTGTAAAGGAGTTGATAAAAAGCGATTTATTGTCTGTGGATCATGTTGTCGGTTCATTGTCGGAATATAATCAAAAAGACATCTTGGATACCATTCGCTTTTTAGTTGATCGTGGCGAATTGGAAATGATATCGGGTAAAGTACGTGTAATAAACGCCTAACACTTATCTTATAACTTACAACTTTATATTATCTTTACAGGATTATCGTTTTACTTTAAAAAAAACGTCATTTTGTTATGGATAAATATGAGGATTTGAGAATATTGGAAGATCTAAGATCGAAAGGAGCCATATCAGAAGAAGAATATCAAAGGGAAAAGGATAAAATCCTGAATTCCTCTTTTAGTGGCCAAACGAAAAATTCACTCGGTATGGAAGAAAACACATACTTGATGTTGATGCACCTTTCTCAGTTTGCCGGCTTCATTATTGCCGGCTTGGGTTTTGTTATCCCAATTGTGATGTGGTTGGTTAATGCAGATAAGAGTGAGGCTGTAAGCAGGCATGGCAAGAATATCGCCAACTTTATGTTGAGTATGCTTATCTATATAGTTATATCAATCATACTTTGTCTCGTCCTTATTGGTATACCTATGCTTATCGCTTTAGGAATAATTGAGATTGTGTTCATTATTATTGCTGCCTTAAAAGCCAATAATGGAGAGTATTGGAAATATCCTCTAAGCATACCGTTTTTTACCTGATATAAATGATAGAAATAATTCCGGCTATAGATCTCATTGATGGGAAGTGTGTACGCCTTTCGCAAGGAGACTATGAAGCCAAAAAAGTATATAATGAAGACCCCTTGGAGGTTGCCAAAATGTTTGAAGGTGCCGGTATTCGGCGCTTACATTTGGTAGACCTTGATGGAGCTAAGACAAAGCATATAGTCAATCAATCAGTATTGGAGAAAATCGCATCCAACACATCTCTTATCATTGATTTTGGAGGAGGTGTGCAAAGTGATGAGGATATTGAAATCGCTTTTAATTCGGGCGCATCGATGGTTACCGGAGGCAGCATTGCTGTCAGAAATCAGGAGCTTTTTACTTCTTGGATAACCAAATATGGAGCAGACAAGATTATCCTTGGTGCCGATTGTAAAGATCATAAGATTGCCGTATCGGGTTGGCAGGAAGCAACCTCAGTTGAGGTAATACCTTTTATCGGCGATTATAACCGAAAAGGCATCTCGAAAGTTGTTTGTACCGATATAAGCAAAGATGGTATGTTACAGGGGCCATCAATTGATTTGTATAAGGATATATTAAATGTTTTTCCGAATTTGTATCTCATTGCCAGTGGTGGTGTCAGTTGTTTTCAAGACATACTTGATTTAGAAAAATCGGGAGTGCCTGCCGTTATTTTAGGAAAGGCTATTTATGAGAATAGAGTAACACTAAAGGAACTGAGTAGGAGATAAAATAAAAAGAATAAATGTTAGCAAAAAGAATTATACCTTGTCTTGATGTAAAAGATGGGAAAACCGTAAAAGGGACGAACTTTGTAAATCTCAGAGAAGCCGGAGATCCGGTCGAATTGGGAGTACGTTATAGTGAGCAAGGAGCGGATGAATTGGTCTTTCTTGATATCACAGCGTCGCACGAAGAACGTAAAACTTTTATAGATCTAGTTAAGCGCATTGCTGCAAATATTAATATTCCTTTTACTATAGGTGGTGGTATTAATGAGCTTTCTGATGTAGACAGACTTTTGAATGCGGGAGCTGATAAGATATCAGTAAATTCTACGGCTATCAGAAATCCGAAGATAATAGAAGAGATAGCCAAGAATTTTGGTTCTCAGGTATGTGTGTGTGCGATAGATGCCAGCCTCAAAGATGGACTGTGGTCTTGCTATACGAGTGGTGGACGCAACAAGACTGATAAAGAACTCTTCTCGTGGGCAAAGGAAGTTGAAAATTTAGGCGCAGGAGAGATTCTATTTACTAGTATGGATCACGATGGGGTGAAGACAGGCTATGCGAATGAAGCTTTACGCATGTTATCCGAAACATTAAATATCCCCATCATCGCATCCGGAGGCGCAGGGAATATGCAACATTTTCGGGATGTCTTTGTGGAAGGTAAAGCCGATGCAGCACTTGCAGCGAGTGTTTTTCATTTTGGGGAGATTGCAATAAAAGATTTGAAAGAGTATTTGAAAAAAGAAAATATAAATGTAAGATGAAACTTGATTTCGATAAAGTGGGTGGACTTATCCCTGCAATTATACAAGATAATGTAACAAACAAAGTTCTAATGCTGGGTTACATGAACGAAGAGGCTCTGAATAAAACTCAGGAGACAGGAAAGGTTACATTCTTCAGCCGTACGAAACAACGTTTGTGGACAAAAGGAGAAGAGAGTGGAAACTTTCTTCATGTAATTAGTATAAAAGACGATTGCGATCATGATACGCTACTCATTAAGGTGAATCCTGTTGGCCCTGTGTGTCATACAGGTGCTGATACCTGCTTTGAGGAGGATAATAAAGAAGATATTCTTTTCTTTAAATATCTGCAGCATTTTATAGAGAAACGTTACAAAGAAATGCCCGAAGGCTCATATACAACATCTCTTTTTCAGTCAGGAATAAACCGTATGGCTCAGAAAGTGGGAGAGGAGGCATTAGAATCTGTAATAGAAGCATGTAATGGTACTGATGATCGCCTGATTTATGAATCTGCCGATATGCTTTATCATTTGATTGTTTTGCTAACATCAAAAGGTTTGAGTATTGAAGATTTAGCTAGAGAGCTTCAAAAGAGGCATAAGAAATAAAACACGTAGACTGTGAGCAAATAGTATCTGCTAATTGTTTAACTGTTGAAATAGAGTAATTATGGATACAGAAAAAGAAGTAATTGTAAAATACGAAGGAGTTGATCTCGAACGAGATGGCAACACAATATTAAGTGATATTAATCTGACTATCAGAGAAGGAGATTTTGTTTATCTGATTGGCAAAGTTGGTTCAGGGAAAAGTACTCTTCTCAAAAGTATGTATCATGAGATACCTTTAGTTAGAGGTACAGGAAAAGTCTTGGACTATGAGTTAGAAAATATCAAAAAGAAACAAATTCCTTACCTGAGAAGAAAGGTCGGTATTGTTTTTCAGGATTTTCAATTATTGATCGATCGCTCGGCAGAAAAGAATCTTGAATTTGTATTACGGGCTACCGGATGGAAAAACAAAGATTTAATAAGTCTACGGATTAATGAAGTACTGACTCAGGTTGGTATGCAAAATAAAGGCTATAAAATGCCCCATGAGCTTTCGGGTGGTGAACAGCAACGAATTGTTATTGCTCGAGCTCTACTCAACTCACCGGAGGTTATATTGGCTGATGAGCCAACCGGAAACTTAGATCCTGAGATGGGGGGGCAGATTGTTCAATTACTTCATACCATAGCAGGAAATGGTACGGCTGTAGTCATGTCGACGCATAATTATGCCGTTGTACAAAAATATCCCGGGCGCATCGTAAAATGCGAAGACGGTTACTTGAAAGAAGTAAAAACCAGCCAAGGGAATTAATAAAAATAACACAAGAAAATGGAGATTAAGGAATTAGATATATCAAATCATGCAGAGGTTTCGTTTATAGAAAATCTTTATATCGAATCTTTTCCTCTTAGCGAACGACGCCCTTTCGAGAAAATGCTGGATTTGCATAAAGGCAAGAGCCCATTTGTTATATCTGTTACGATAGAAGATGGTAAATTAGTTGGTTTTCTCACATATTGGGACTTAGATAAATTTATTTTTGCAGAACACTTTGCTATTTCACCCGACTTCCGAAATGGAGGTTACGGACGTAAAGTGATGGAGTTGTTTATGCAAGCCTCTAGGCCTATAATTCTTGAAGTAGAACTTCCTACGACTATATTATCCGAGCGCCGTGTTGGTTTCTATCAGCGTTTAGGATTCAGATTGTGGGAGAATGTACAATATCAACAACCGGCTTATCATAATGATGGGAATGCCATTCCGATGAAACTAATGTCTTACGGAGATATTGATATTGAGCGTAACTTGGTAGATATTCGCAGTAAAATATATAGTGTTGTGTATAACTGTTGAAATAAGTATAATTCTATATAAAAAGCAAAGGAGCTGTCTAATCAGACAGCTCCTTTGCTTTTTATCATTACATTTTTTTATTCAATGATTATCTCGTCTACAAATACGAATGAAGGGCTTCCTTTCCCTACGTGCCATTCAGGGATTGACTTGGTAACTTTTGCTGTTATTTTTACATAACGAGCTTTCTGTGTTGGAAATTTCGCTACTAAATCCTGCACTCTGTCACTCGGGCTATCTTTATCCACAATTGGATATTTTTCTTCGAACACTTGTTTGAAAGATTCTCCATCTTCAGAAAGAGATACAATATATCCTGTTGCTCCAAAAATCCACGATCCCGGACTAACAAAAGTCCCGGTAGTAACCTCTGACATTTCTGTCGGTTCTTTCATGTCAATAGTTGCAACGAAATCTGTATTATAAAAACCGAGCCATTCACCATTCGCGTGAGAAGTACCGCCTCTTTTTCCATTTACCAACGTGATTGCTCCGTTGTAAGTATAATTTTTATGAGGGGCATTCTCCAGTTTGATGTTTTTGAATGTGGCTTTATTGAACTCAAAAGATTCGGTATATTCTTTACTTTGTTCCTTGTCTCTGAATGCTATAGCCTTTATAGTTGCTGTTGTACTAATCTCAATAGGGTGCTCATATTTTATACTCTTAGTCGATGGTGTACTACCATCTAGAGTATAGTATATAGGAGCGTTATCATAGGTGAAAAGTTTTACATTCACTACACCTTTAGCAACATCTTGAATAATTTCGGAACTAATGTCTACTACATGCGTTGCAAAGTTGTAATCCAGCTTTTTATATAGGTCCATCAATTTGCCAAGGCGAGGCAGGAAAAATTCATAGTTTTTCTTTTCCGGCATTGTCCATTGCACTTCGCTTAATGCCGCAGCTCTAGGCAATACCATATATTCTGCCTGTTTAGAGTCTACTACATACTCTGTCCATAAGTTAGCCTGAGTACCTATTATATATTTGCTTTCTTCCGCTGTAAGTTCACTAGGAACAGGTTCGAAGCTATATACTTTCTTTACAGAAACAAATCCGCCGAAAGCAAGAGGTTCTCCCGTTGTGTCATCTGTCTGATAATAATCGAAATATAAATGAGATGTAGGAGTCATCACTGCTTCATGTTTCATTTTTGCAGCAGATGCACCGCCTTCCATACCTCTCCACGACATGACTTTAGCATTAGGGGCTAATCCTCCTTCGAGTATTTCATCCCAACCAATGATTTCACGTCCTTTACTATTCAAGAATTTCTCCATACGAGATATTACATAGCTTTGTAGCATGTCTTCTTTCGTATGTTTTGCATCTCCTTTAAGTCCTAATTCTTTAATTTTAGCCTGACATTTAGGACATTCCTTCCATCTCACTTTAGGACATTCATCACCACCTACATGTATAAGTTTAGATGGGAATAGCTCTATAAGCTCAGAATATACATTCTCCAGGAAAGTGTATATCTCTTCATTACCGGCACATAGCACATCGTCAAATACACCCCAAGATTCACCCACCTTATATGGGCCTCCTGTACAACCAAGATTAGGATAGGCTGATAATGCTGCCAACATATGGCCCGGAAGGTCTATTTCCGGAACAATAGTTATAAAACGTTTCTGAGCGTACGCTACTATCTCTTTTATTTGCTCCTGTGTATAATAACCCCCATAAGGTTTTCCATCATACTTAGCAGAGTTTCTTCCGATAACAGTTTGAGCACGTTGAGACCCTACCTTGGTGAGTTCGGGATATTTTTTTATTTCTATTCTCCATCCCTGATCATCAGTAAGGTGCCAGTGAAAACGGTTCATGTTGTGTAGAGCTAAGATATCTATATATTTTTTTATAAACTCTACAGGAAACATATGGCGACCTACGTCAAGCATCATTCCTCGGTATTCGAAACGTGGGTAATCCTTTATTTCTACAGCCGGAAAGATGATTGTACTGTTTGATGCATCTTCGGGGATCGATTTTCTTAATGTTTGTACTCCGTAAAATGTTCCGGCATTGTCTTTCCCATTAATGATTATCTGTTTGCTGTTTACAATAAGACTGTATGATTCAGACTTCTCTCCCTGATAATCAGCTTTCAGTATAATCGAGTTTTCAGATACTTTTTTATCTGTTACTTTTAGGCTCAAACCTGTACTCAATTTGAGGTACTCGGACAGAAATTCGGCTGTTTGCTTTTGTATCTCATCGCCTTTCGAATAACTAATCTGAGTATTACTATTTAACGTGAAACTTTCATTTCCCGCCAAAGTTATACTTTGAGGTAATGGTATAACCTCGTAATTAGCCTTTAGTGGAATTTTGTTCTCGCATCCGGCTAATGTAGCGGTTACAAGTAAAAAATAACAAATGGTTTTAAGGGTTTTTCTCATGAACTTTTTTGATTTTAGATTTGAACACATAAAGATACAACAAAATAGAAAACTAAATAAAAATATTTTTTAAGTAAAGAGGAATATTTGTGTAACATATGTTACGTTCGCTCTGGGTGTTTACTCCTTATCTTTGTATGGAAAACTAAGAATAAGATAATTATGGAACAATTGCATGCTCATGAAGTACTTCATATGATGGAAGGAAATAATTACACGGAGTCTTCTTTAAAGGAAGCCATTATTGAACAATTTGGTAAAGATCAAAAGTTTTATGCTTGTTCAGCAGAAGATATGGATATTGATGAATTAATAGTGTTTTTAAAGAATAAAGGAAAATTTATGCCTTCAAATGATAATGGATTTACTGTAGATGTAAGTAAAGTTTGTAGTCATTAGTTATAAAATAGAAGAGTAGAACATATCCGATAGAAATATAAAGTGACAAAACAACGGTAAAAAACACCGTTGTTTTGTCACTTTATATTCCGATTGATGAGGCGAGCCCTTACTTCGGGATATGCATCCATAATATTATTAATATTCTTGTCATTGAGTTTTTTCCCTTGTGTGTTGTCATACATCAAATCCTCATTTTTGCCAAATCAGTTAATGTTTGTGGCAATTGTCGATCGGGAAACTGTTCATCGGCCAGATACAGGATAACTTTATCTAGTGGTACCGATTGATTTAAAATAGTTTCAATTACACGGTGAACAGTCGTTATCCTAGCCGGATAAGATGTTAATGATCCTATCATTCTTTTATTTCCCATCTATAAAAGTAATATCGTTAAACCGTTCATAAGGCTTGCCTGCATGTATACGTTCTTTCATATAATAGTGGGCCGTTCTCTCTTTCCAATTTCTGCGAAATAGTTTTCGTAGGGTTTTCTTATACATCAACATTGCATCTAATTTTTCAGAAATTTCATTCTTTGTTAAATACACGTATGCATAATCGGCTGTCAATGGCGATCAATATCATAATAGAATTCTTCGTATAAATAAACACGTCTATCGAGACCCTGAACCGCAATATTTACGATACGGTGATCTATATGATTACCCAGTCCTGCAGGAGCAATCAATATATCATCAGACTTTGTATTTATCAGAATATAATATCGGATCTTTTCAATCAAATCATACTCTGTAATTTCTACTGTGAATAACTTTTTCTTCGCCTGCTTCATCTGTTTTCTCATCCCTTTTCTATATACAACATCCAGAAACGGGGCATTTTTTACACTGCATTTTAATGCCTTGGCTGCATTCCTGTTTTCAGATTGTCTGTGTAATACATAATATGCATATTTGGGATGATACCATGGTATCGCTGTCATAATAGTCATTACGCAACATTCTTCTCCAGATTCAACGAGTCTGTTTATAACACCTCCGGACGACCCTATGGCATCGTCAAAATGTGGAGATATAAATACATACATCTATCTATTTCGATTTATGATTAATACTCTTGAATATTTATTTTACTGTAACAAAAACAAAGTTAGTAGATATATTCTTTCAACCTTATAATATTTATATAGATTAATTTGAAGAGTACGAAAAATACATGTACTTCTGTAGGTGATAAGCTTATTATTGTTCGCTGAAAAAGCATTACCTTTGTTATCCTATCTCAACTTTTTATGAATAACTTACTCGATCAATTAAATAAACAACAACGCGAAGCTGTAGAATATAATAGCGGACCTTCTCTAATTATCGCCGGAGCAGGGTCTGGCAAGACTCGTGTATTGACATACAAAATAGCCTATCTGATGCAGCAAGGCTATCATCCTCAAAGTATATTGGCGCTAACATTTACCAATAAGGCTGCACGTGAAATGAAAGAACGTATCGCGCAAC
The Dysgonomonas mossii genome window above contains:
- the hisIE gene encoding bifunctional phosphoribosyl-AMP cyclohydrolase/phosphoribosyl-ATP diphosphatase HisIE; this translates as MKLDFDKVGGLIPAIIQDNVTNKVLMLGYMNEEALNKTQETGKVTFFSRTKQRLWTKGEESGNFLHVISIKDDCDHDTLLIKVNPVGPVCHTGADTCFEEDNKEDILFFKYLQHFIEKRYKEMPEGSYTTSLFQSGINRMAQKVGEEALESVIEACNGTDDRLIYESADMLYHLIVLLTSKGLSIEDLARELQKRHKK
- a CDS encoding GNAT family N-acetyltransferase, coding for MEIKELDISNHAEVSFIENLYIESFPLSERRPFEKMLDLHKGKSPFVISVTIEDGKLVGFLTYWDLDKFIFAEHFAISPDFRNGGYGRKVMELFMQASRPIILEVELPTTILSERRVGFYQRLGFRLWENVQYQQPAYHNDGNAIPMKLMSYGDIDIERNLVDIRSKIYSVVYNC
- the hisF gene encoding imidazole glycerol phosphate synthase subunit HisF; this translates as MLAKRIIPCLDVKDGKTVKGTNFVNLREAGDPVELGVRYSEQGADELVFLDITASHEERKTFIDLVKRIAANINIPFTIGGGINELSDVDRLLNAGADKISVNSTAIRNPKIIEEIAKNFGSQVCVCAIDASLKDGLWSCYTSGGRNKTDKELFSWAKEVENLGAGEILFTSMDHDGVKTGYANEALRMLSETLNIPIIASGGAGNMQHFRDVFVEGKADAALAASVFHFGEIAIKDLKEYLKKENINVR
- a CDS encoding DUF4870 domain-containing protein, coding for MDKYEDLRILEDLRSKGAISEEEYQREKDKILNSSFSGQTKNSLGMEENTYLMLMHLSQFAGFIIAGLGFVIPIVMWLVNADKSEAVSRHGKNIANFMLSMLIYIVISIILCLVLIGIPMLIALGIIEIVFIIIAALKANNGEYWKYPLSIPFFT
- a CDS encoding glycoside hydrolase family 20 protein; this translates as MRKTLKTICYFLLVTATLAGCENKIPLKANYEVIPLPQSITLAGNESFTLNSNTQISYSKGDEIQKQTAEFLSEYLKLSTGLSLKVTDKKVSENSIILKADYQGEKSESYSLIVNSKQIIINGKDNAGTFYGVQTLRKSIPEDASNSTIIFPAVEIKDYPRFEYRGMMLDVGRHMFPVEFIKKYIDILALHNMNRFHWHLTDDQGWRIEIKKYPELTKVGSQRAQTVIGRNSAKYDGKPYGGYYTQEQIKEIVAYAQKRFITIVPEIDLPGHMLAALSAYPNLGCTGGPYKVGESWGVFDDVLCAGNEEIYTFLENVYSELIELFPSKLIHVGGDECPKVRWKECPKCQAKIKELGLKGDAKHTKEDMLQSYVISRMEKFLNSKGREIIGWDEILEGGLAPNAKVMSWRGMEGGASAAKMKHEAVMTPTSHLYFDYYQTDDTTGEPLAFGGFVSVKKVYSFEPVPSELTAEESKYIIGTQANLWTEYVVDSKQAEYMVLPRAAALSEVQWTMPEKKNYEFFLPRLGKLMDLYKKLDYNFATHVVDISSEIIQDVAKGVVNVKLFTYDNAPIYYTLDGSTPSTKSIKYEHPIEISTTATIKAIAFRDKEQSKEYTESFEFNKATFKNIKLENAPHKNYTYNGAITLVNGKRGGTSHANGEWLGFYNTDFVATIDMKEPTEMSEVTTGTFVSPGSWIFGATGYIVSLSEDGESFKQVFEEKYPIVDKDSPSDRVQDLVAKFPTQKARYVKITAKVTKSIPEWHVGKGSPSFVFVDEIIIE
- a CDS encoding RecQ family ATP-dependent DNA helicase, translating into MDIYHKILKQYWGYDEFRPLQEDIIHSVSQGKDTLGLMPTGGGKSLTFQVPAMAMEGICIVVTPLIALMKDQVDNLRERGIKALAVYSGMTRQEIITTLENAVFGDYKFLYVSPERLATQLFLSKLQHMNVCLLVVDESHCISQWGYDFRPSYLRIVEIRQHIPEVPVLALTATATADVIDDIQEQLHFKEKNVFRKSFERKNLAYIVRSTEGKQEELVRILEKIRGSSIVYVRSRQRTKDISDFLIKNGFSSDFYHAGLNASDKIRKQNAWKNNEIRIIVCTNAFGMGIDKPDVRLVVHTDLPNSIEEYFQEAGRGGRDGEKSYAVILYDRNDTAKLKKRIRDEFPEREFIFHVYQSLAYFFQIAEGYGIGMIYDFNIHQFCSVYKLPILPVHNALKILDLAGYIEYTDEVDNRSRLMFTVYRDDLYHYNFDKEYEQLVNTILRLYTGLFTNYATINEAEIALRMDKSRNVVYEMLKVLDKRNIIDFIPHKKTPLIAYTQPRIDVKYLNIPRIVNEDRRFRFEKRIEAISHYAEQNEICRSRILLSYFGEKKINDCGQCDICLTKNGSGLNNKTFNEISKSVKELIKSDLLSVDHVVGSLSEYNQKDILDTIRFLVDRGELEMISGKVRVINA
- the hisA gene encoding 1-(5-phosphoribosyl)-5-[(5-phosphoribosylamino)methylideneamino]imidazole-4-carboxamide isomerase, with product MIEIIPAIDLIDGKCVRLSQGDYEAKKVYNEDPLEVAKMFEGAGIRRLHLVDLDGAKTKHIVNQSVLEKIASNTSLIIDFGGGVQSDEDIEIAFNSGASMVTGGSIAVRNQELFTSWITKYGADKIILGADCKDHKIAVSGWQEATSVEVIPFIGDYNRKGISKVVCTDISKDGMLQGPSIDLYKDILNVFPNLYLIASGGVSCFQDILDLEKSGVPAVILGKAIYENRVTLKELSRR
- a CDS encoding PIG-L deacetylase family protein, producing the protein MYVFISPHFDDAIGSSGGVINRLVESGEECCVMTIMTAIPWYHPKYAYYVLHRQSENRNAAKALKCSVKNAPFLDVVYRKGMRKQMKQAKKKLFTVEITEYDLIEKIRYYILINTKSDDILIAPAGLGNHIDHRIVNIAVQGLDRRVYLYEEFYYDIDRH
- a CDS encoding YecH family metal-binding protein, with the protein product MEQLHAHEVLHMMEGNNYTESSLKEAIIEQFGKDQKFYACSAEDMDIDELIVFLKNKGKFMPSNDNGFTVDVSKVCSH
- a CDS encoding cell division ATP-binding protein FtsE, coding for MDTEKEVIVKYEGVDLERDGNTILSDINLTIREGDFVYLIGKVGSGKSTLLKSMYHEIPLVRGTGKVLDYELENIKKKQIPYLRRKVGIVFQDFQLLIDRSAEKNLEFVLRATGWKNKDLISLRINEVLTQVGMQNKGYKMPHELSGGEQQRIVIARALLNSPEVILADEPTGNLDPEMGGQIVQLLHTIAGNGTAVVMSTHNYAVVQKYPGRIVKCEDGYLKEVKTSQGN